One sulfur-oxidizing endosymbiont of Gigantopelta aegis genomic region harbors:
- a CDS encoding Eco57I restriction-modification methylase domain-containing protein, with product MKEWRSPLKHTYEKILDLHERNWNGIWFRIVRNFFWSAIAGKFDVVVGNPPWGWSKLPELYRERIKPTCDHYGIFSKTKFHGGNELDISGMITYTVADKWLKDEDGILAFTVDPIVKTAFSNIKI from the coding sequence ATGAAAGAATGGAGATCACCACTCAAGCATACTTATGAAAAAATTCTGGATTTACATGAAAGAAACTGGAATGGTATCTGGTTTCGTATAGTGCGTAATTTCTTCTGGTCTGCTATTGCAGGAAAGTTTGATGTGGTTGTTGGTAATCCACCTTGGGGATGGTCAAAATTACCCGAATTATACCGTGAACGTATAAAGCCAACCTGTGATCATTATGGAATTTTCTCAAAAACAAAATTTCATGGTGGAAATGAACTTGATATATCAGGAATGATCACCTATACCGTTGCAGATAAATGGCTCAAAGATGAAGACGGAATTTTAGCATTTACAGTGGACCCCATTGTCAAGACAGCTTTCTCAAATATTAAGATATAA
- the tnpA gene encoding IS66 family insertion sequence element accessory protein TnpA, whose product MSNHSKDASMKQHIEACQASNLSQAVYCQQHKIPSHIFSYYRKKLGYVSSSKQVNTNNQLIPINLLANSPTSNAIKVSHTNGFSLEINSDTNLNQLKSILDLLRTVS is encoded by the coding sequence ATGAGCAACCATTCAAAAGATGCTTCGATGAAGCAACACATAGAGGCCTGCCAAGCCAGTAACTTAAGCCAGGCAGTTTATTGTCAACAACATAAGATACCCTCTCATATTTTTAGCTATTATCGAAAGAAGTTGGGTTATGTTAGCTCATCAAAACAGGTCAACACCAACAATCAACTCATTCCCATTAATTTACTGGCCAATTCCCCCACAAGCAATGCAATTAAAGTAAGCCATACCAATGGTTTCAGTTTGGAAATCAATTCTGATACGAACCTGAATCAGCTCAAGTCCATTCTGGATTTGCTCAGGACTGTTTCATGA
- the tnpB gene encoding IS66 family insertion sequence element accessory protein TnpB (TnpB, as the term is used for proteins encoded by IS66 family insertion elements, is considered an accessory protein, since TnpC, encoded by a neighboring gene, is a DDE family transposase.), protein MITGITVNQVYLVSGVTDMRKATNGLSLIVSEQLEHNPFDGSVFVFCNRQRDKLKILYWERNGFWLYYRTLEKGKFQWPMEKEQPTLSLTLRELQWLLDGLSCTQHHAHPEIHGLETTKKVPLDAH, encoded by the coding sequence ATGATAACGGGCATCACAGTCAATCAGGTTTATCTGGTTTCTGGTGTTACCGATATGAGAAAAGCAACCAATGGGCTATCACTGATTGTCTCAGAGCAATTGGAACACAATCCCTTTGATGGCAGTGTCTTTGTTTTTTGTAATCGTCAGCGAGATAAACTTAAAATACTGTACTGGGAGCGTAATGGTTTCTGGCTTTACTATCGTACACTTGAAAAAGGGAAATTCCAGTGGCCGATGGAAAAAGAACAACCCACTCTTTCGTTAACACTGAGAGAATTACAGTGGTTACTGGATGGTTTATCTTGCACACAACACCATGCTCACCCTGAAATTCATGGTCTGGAAACAACTAAAAAAGTCCCTTTAGATGCGCATTAA